In the genome of Nycticebus coucang isolate mNycCou1 chromosome 12, mNycCou1.pri, whole genome shotgun sequence, the window aATTAATGAAATTGTTGGAAGAAATAGACAGCTTTACAGTAATACAGGATACTTCAATatcccactttttttttgcagtttttggccagggctgggcttgaacccgccacctccagcatatggggctggtgccctactcctttgagccacaggagccgccccaatATCCCACTTTTAATAATGAATAGACTAAGCAGAGAGAAGGTCAATAACAAAATAGAGAACTAGAGCAACGCTATAAGCAAAAAATATCTAACAGATACATGCAGAACAGACCACCTAAACACAGCAGAATACAGATGGTCCCTGACTTACAATAGCTCAACTTACGATGTTTTGGCTTTATGATGATACGACAGTGATATGGATTCACTAGAAATTGTacttcaaattttgaattttgattttcTCCCAGGCTAGCACTAAGAGATAGGATATTCTCCCATGATGTTGGGCAACACCAGCGAGCTGCAGGTCCCAGTCAGCCACATGACCATGAGATATtcaacattattttataatacagaCTTCAGGTTAGATGACTTTGCCCAAACATAGGTTAATGTAAGAGTTTGGGGAACGCTAAAGAAAGGCCAGGCTAACTTAAAGTATTTTGAAGAAGTTTGATAGTTTAGGTATagtaagtgaatttttttttgttttaattgagacagagtctcattttgtcaccctcggtagagtgccgtagcgttatagctcacagcaacctcaaactcttgggctcaagcgattctctagtagctgagactacaggagcccaccacaatgcccagctttttttgttgtttgtttatgtgtttagtaggcccggactgggtttgaacccaccagccccagagcatgtggccagcgccctaatcactgagctacaggtgccctcctAGTAAGTGGATTTTTGACTTATGATATTTAAACGTCCAGTGGGATTTTTGTGACATAATCCATTATAGATCAAAGAGCATCTGTGGATATTCTTCTAAAGTGTATATGGAATATTCCCTAGGAGAGACTACATGTCAAGTCACAGATCAAAGTTCCAGTAAATTAGAGAAGGTTGAAGTCATCTTCACTGACCACATGAGAAGCACACTAGAAACCACTaacaaaggaaaaagtgaaaaattcacaaatacgtggaaattaaacaacacactcttAAACAACTAATGGTTCAAAGAAGACATtgcaaggaaaattagaaaatactttgagaatgaaaatgaaaacacaacagacCAAAACTTAtgagatgcagcaaaagcagttaTCAGAAGAAAATTTTAGCTATAAATACTTGCattaataaagaaggaaaatcttAAATCAACAACCTACCTTTACATCTTAAGGAACTATTAGAATGATTATTAAgagaagaacaaactaaacacAGCGctggcagaaagaaggaaaggataaAAATTAGAATAGAGAAAAGCAAACTAGAGAGTTGAAACACATGGCTTGGagcccgcagcacagtggttatggtgttggccacatacacagagggtggcaggttcaaacccagcccggccatctagactacaatgacaactgcaaaaaaatttagctaggcgttgtggtgggcacctctagtcccagctacttgaaaggctaaggcaagagaatctcttaagcccaagagttggaggttgctgtgagctgtgatgccactgcactctaccgaggatgacatagtgagactgtgtctccacaatgacaacaacaacaaaagaaagaaaaacaaatagagaaaataatgtaACCAACCAAACGTTAGTTCTTTGAAACCTCAACAAATAGACAATGAAAGTGGAGATATCACTACtagcattttagaaataaaaggactataaaggaatattatgaatAATTGTACAAATCAAATTtctggaagaaacagaaaaatttctagaaacataCATACTATCAAAACTGActtaagaagaaatggaaaatttgagCAGACTTATAATAAGTAAAGAGATTGAATCAGAGATCAAAAATCTACCAACAAAGAAAGGTCACAAttagatggcttcactggtgaattctaccaacatTTGAAGAAGAATTAGCACCAGTCCTTCTTGgacttttcctaaaaataaaagagaagaaacatttcCTAACTCATTTTAAGAGGCCAGTATTACCCTGACACCAAagccaaacaagaaaagaaagccaaaacCCTTATAATGTCCCTTatgaacatacatgcaaaaatcctcaagaaaatactagcaaacagagTTCAGCAGCACAAGTGTATTAAAGGGATGGTATACCATGACAAAGTAAGATTTATCCCCCGGGGGCAGGGTGGTTCAAGAGCAATATGGCATACTTTAGTAatagaatgaaggagaaaaaaacaacagatcatctcaattgatgccaaaaaaattttgataaaattcaatacctATTCATGATagaaaacactcaacaaactaggaatagaaggaaaccaTCTCATTGAAATAAAAGCTGGAAAATATAGCTGGAAATTTTCACCATAATCTTTGGTGAAAATTCAcagcttttcttctaagatcagaACAAAGCAAGGATGCCTGCTTTTACCACATCTATTcagctagaagtcctagccagagcacttagataagaaaaagaaatagaaggcatACAAATTGGAAAGTGAGAAGTAAAATTACCTCTGTTCACAGATGACACAATCTTGTATGTATAAATTTCTAAAGATTCCACAAAAAAGTGATAGAACTAATAGATAAAGTCAGCAATTACAGGATGCAAAAATCAACACTCAAAAATTGGTGATGTTTTCCTATGTTGACATGAACaatccaaaaaggaaattaagaaaatattcatttgggccgtgcctgtggctcagaggggtagggtgctggccccatatgctggaggtggcgggttcaggcccagccccggccaaaaactacaaaaaaaaaaaaaaaaaaaagaaaatattcatttataatagcatcaaaaagaataaaacaggaataaattagtttcagaggtACAAGAATTCTACAAAAAACTTCAACACATCactgaaagaagttaaaaaattaaataaatggaaatacacCACATGTTCATGATGGGAGACTTATTAAGATGGCAATAATTCtcaaagcagtctacagattcaatgtagtCCCTATCCAAAGGTCAATGGCCTTTTCTTACAAAGTATCACAACCTGATTCTAAAAGttgcataaaatataaaagaacccCAAATAATGAAAGCAATATCCAAAAAGTAGAACAAAGTTGGAGAATtgacacttcctgatttcaaaatatactataaaggATATACAGGAATCAGTGTGGTCTTGGCAGAAGGACACACATATAGCCCAATGTGAGTCTAAGAATAAACTCATATATCTATGGCTAAGCAATTTTCAACAAGAGTTGCAATACAATACAATGGAAGAAAGAATAATCTCTTCAACAGATGTTTGGACAACTGGATAGCcatgtgcaaaagaatgaagttggaaaCCTACTTCACTTTTGTctataaaaatcaattcaaaatacattaaaaaaaaattttgttttgagacagagtctcaagctgttgccctgggtagagtgccatagcatcatagctcacagcatcttccaactcttgggctcaagcgatcctcttgcctcagtttttctagtttagtagagacagggtctcactttttgcttaggctggccttgaacttgtcagctcaagcaatccacctgccttggcctcccgaatctagcctgggcctgccaaacaacaaggacaactataaccaaaaaatagctgggtgttgtggcaggtgcctgtagtcccagctacttgggaggctgaggcaagagaatcacttaagctcaggagttgtaggttgctgtgagctgtgatgtcacagcctctacctagggtgacatagtgagactctgtctcaaaaaaaaaaaaaaaaaaagctagaactataaaactcttcaAAAAAATAGGGGTAAATCTTCACTTGGGATTTggtaatgagttttttttttttagagacagagactcactttgttgcccttggtagagttctgtggcgtcacagctcacagcaacttccagctcttgggcttaggcgattctcttgcctcagcctcctgagtagctgggaccacaggcgcctgctatgcctggctatttttttgttgcagtttggccggggctgggttcttacctgccatccttggtatatggtgccagcgccctactcactgaggcacatgTGCTGCCCTGGTGATGGGTTCTTAGATATGAAACCAAAAAGACAGGCagcaaaggaaaagataaataatattgacttcatcaaaattaaagacTTCTATAGTAACtatcaagaaagggaaaagaaaaacagaatgggaaatatatttgcaaatcatatatttaaTAAGGGTCTAGTATCCAAAATGTATGAGAATGATTTCAActcaacaacaacgacaaaatccaatttaaaaatgggtaaaggtggaactggagaccattcttctaagagaagcatagaaaaacaaacatcacatgtacacaATACACATTGATCAACACTTatatgcacatatggaagtaacaCTCAACAGAAACCAAGTAGATGGGAAGGGGTATAAGAGgttaggtaaattcacacctaactggtacaatgcacacattctgggtgaagggcacacttaaacTTTGACTTAAATGTATGAAAGCAAATTGTATAACCAAAATGTGTGCACCCTTGTAATATtccgaaatttaaaaaaattttttaaatgggcaaaggatgAGAATAGGTATTTCTCCAAGAAACATATGCAAGTAGCCAAAAAGCAcctgaaaaatgttcaacatcatctgtcattagagaaatgcaaatgaaaaccacaataagataccacttcacacccactaggaagGCCACAGTAAAAAACAATTGGAAAGTAAGAAGTGTTGACAAGAACAGGGAAAAATTATCACCCTCATTgttgataggaatgtaaaatCGTGCAGTTACTATAGAACAAGGTTTGGCAATTCCagtatgatccagcaattgcaCCCCTAAATATATACCTACATATAGAAAGAGGTCTTCCAACATACACTTACGTACTTAATATTTATAGCAGTTCTAGTCACAATACTAAAAAGATAAATGCAATGCAGTTGTCCTTCCATGGAAgactggataaacaaactgtggtatatctaaACTgcggaatactactcagccacaaaaacaATGAGGTTCTTctacatgctacaacatagagGAACCCTTAAGACACTACGttatgtgaaagaagccaggccaaAAAGACCATATGCTATACAATTCTACTTACATGGAATGTCAGAATAGGAAATTCTAGATTAGGGGTATTCTGGGACCATGGGTCTAGAGAAATGGGGGGATTGAAAGTCATGACTGAAGAGTATGAGACTCCATTTTGAGATAATAAAATCTataattagatagtggtgatggttgtatagCATTATGAATATACTAAATGTCACTGAATTGCATACATtaaaactgtacacttaaaaaatttTACGGTTTGTGAATTAAATGTCAAGtgaatttccatttaaaaaaattatcgcCTGAGGCCTTTGTTCATCAGGACCTCCAGAGCCTCTGTGCCTATAGCCTGGGCCAGGCTGGCCTCCGTCTCCAACTCTCATTGTGGCTTCCACAacctgggagggagagagaattgAGTGTTTGGTTCCTATCCTTGCAGATGGGAGTGAGAGCACAAAAGCAAGTGAGGAGAGGAGGCTGACCAGAGGGGCAAGAGGGGCTCCCACTGTGCCCCAGGCCAATGAGGCAGCTGGTACTCCTGTGTGGCAGAACAGAGGTGGAAGGTAATGCCCAGGCCACCCCAACCCTTCATCCCTCCCACCCCATCTGTCCCCAGCCTCACTGTGATTCTCGCTGAGCACCCCCCAGCCAGTCACCCAGCAGTCTGTCCGGTGCTGGAACATGGAGGTGGATGACAGGACACAAATGGGCTTGATGTACTTATTGTAGGTGACAGAGGAGGCCAGTCTCAGCAGTGCAATGTCATTGAGACCTTCATGAAAGCTGGGGTTCACAATGATATCTTGCACCCTGTATCGATTGAGGTAGACCCGAGGGTTCCATAAGGATGGCTTAAGATTCAGCTCACCAAACTGTACCCACCACTTGGAAGGATTATTGTACCTGGCAAAAGAGAGAACAGTCAGGGCCCCAGGAAGGAGAGTTGGCCACCTGAGCACACCTGTGAGCCCAGTCTATGATGTGACACTGTAGGGTTGCTACTACTTGCTCATCCTGGATGCCATTAGCAAGTCCTCCTGGGTACAATAGTACCTGTAGACATGGGACAGCTCAGAGAAGTCACAACCAAAGTCCCAAAACCTGgagactggggtggggggaggtggaacAGGAGGGTGGAGTCTTGTCAGCTCACAGAGCCTCCTAAGGATACTTGAACTGAGCCAAGTCCTCCAGCAGGACCCCCATGCAGCCCCAAGGAAGAAGGAGCAGATGCACTGGGCAATGTGGGTGCCCAGCACGGTGGAGCCAACACACCTTCCCTGGGAGAGCTGGGCCACAGGCAGCTCAGTGCCTAGCAGGTGGCCCTCAACCCAGTCTTGCACACCTGTGGTATACACCCACAGGGAGGTGGAATGACAGAAGTGTAgcgcaggcatcctcaaactttttaaacagggggccaattcactatccctcagaccgttggagggctggactatagttaaaaaaaaaaacaaaactatgaaaaaattcctatgcacactgcatatatattattttgaagtaaaaaaacaaaaccggaacaaatacaatcacatggcctcatgtggcccatgggctgtggTTTGAGGACCCTGGTAGAGGGTGGTGCCATGTGggttgaaaacaaaataatatgccCAAACAAGAGTGGAAATGTTCTGGGAAAACATTCTGGAAAAATATGAACAGGGCACCCTCCAGGCATACCAAAGGGAACTGGTGTAGCCAGTTGGAGCCCGGCCTGGGGTTCAGAAGCTACCCAGTCATTGGCCCCATCcgcccccacccaccccagacTCACTTTACGAAGCAGTGGGCAGCCGAGAGCACCCAGCGGCGGCTGAGCAGGCTCGCTCCGCAAAAGTAGCCTTGTGGCACTCGCACGAGGGCCTGCCACGGCCAGCGCCCGCGCGCCGTCTCTACTCCGCCCACCACCAGTGAGTGAATATCGCGGAGGCCGCAGGGCCCTGGGATGGACAGACCGACCCGCGGCTCAGATATGAACCAGCAGGCCCTCCTGCCTCGCCCCCCAGGGTGAGTTCTGGGGCTCCCCAGAGATCCCCACACCCTCCCAGACCACTGGCACACTTGGTGGGGTCTTGTCCAGGTGTAGGAAGGTGACCCTCCCCACGTGGTCCACAGGGCCCACCCCTTCCTCCAGGACCCAGCAGTTACTTGATAGCAGCACCGTTTCCTTAGGacctggggtggggaaaggagtaGATGAGGTGCCCTCTGTGCCTGGGGTCAGGGACGCCTCCTGTGACTCTGGATAGAGGTAAGAAGGTAAGCTCGCTCCCAATGCTCCCATGCTCACCGTGGTGTCTCTGCACCCCACCCTTCCACTGTCCCGGAGCAGCACCCCTGAGCTCACCCTGCTTCCCCAGGCTCCCCAGCACCAGCAGCAGCGTCCCTGCCCACAGGCCCATGGCTTCCTCTCCAGCAGCTTGGCGCCCCCTCTGCTTCCTCCTGCTCCAGGGTTGGCTGGACGCCCCCTAGAGAGCGGGAGCCCTGCTCCAGCCTGGCCTCTGGGCCCACGGGCTGCCTGGGGACCCTCAGGCCTCACCACGCCCTGGCTTTGTCTCCTGTGGGCAGATCCCCCAACCACACTCCTTGGCATGGCCCGGGGATCAGAGGACCaaaacaatccttttattttCTGCAACCTGGGGATCCTGGCTGCCCCCCTTTCTTCCACTCACTACTTCCTCTAGGACCCAGGGCCTGGCCCATAGCCAGGAGCCTCCATTAAATGACCAAGTCTTCATTGAGGGCCGCCTTGAAATCTAACATGTTGCAGGTCACTAGCTGCTAAAAGTAATGGTCCTTTATAGAACTCACAGCCTGAAAGCAGCAGTATTCACTGTCTagagcaggagtgtccaaccctCTGGCTTCTCTGGGCTACGttggaagaagaattgtcttgggccacaaagaaagaaagaaaaaaggtccgTGCGTAATTTTAGTGCTATCCTGATATCTGCCACCATGAataagcaaaaagtcctcacataataattcTGATTAGGCAGTGGCCTGttcagagtcttttaaaatcattgagcaggtcccaagtttgtgatcacttatatagaaaatatacatatctaagtaattaaacatctttagttttttttgatgctttttattataaaagtaaaggaaaggtgggcaacataaaacctgtgggatatttgacattgtatctGAGAAACTAAAGCATCAATATctggcagtgcccatagcacagtggttgcagcatcagccacatacagcaaggctggcaggtttgaacccgcctgggcctactaaacaacaaggacaaatacaacaacaaaaaagctgggcatagtggcaagtgcctgaagtcccagctacttgggagtttgaggcaagagaattgcttaagcccaagagtttgaggttgctgtgagctgtgatgccacagcactctacccagggtgacagcttgagactctgtctcaaaataaataaataaataaataaaaagcatcagTATCTGGTTTGATGGAAGTTGTTTCAATTCTTGGTGAGTTCTCAAgatgctcatcagatattttgttttctgttttttattttttctttcttttttttccttttttttgagacagagtctcactatgtagccctctgtagagtgcttgacatcacagcccacagcaacctcagactcctgggcgtaagcgagtctcttgcctcagcctcccgagtagctgggactacaggtgccctctacaatgcccagctattttttttttttccttttttggttgtcttagttcagccggggctgggtttgaacctgccaccctcggtatatgggaccagcaccctgctcactgagccacaggtaccgccctattttttgtttatttttgagacagagtttcactatgttgccctcagtagagtgttatggcatcatagctcatagcaacctcaaactcctgggttcaagcaattctcttgcctcagcctcccgagtagctgggactacaggtgcctgccataatgcccagctatttttttgttacagttgttactgttgtttagcaggtgcgggctgggcttgaacccaccagcctcagggtatgtggccggcaccctaaccaatgTGCTACGAGGACAGAGTCTTGGTTCTAATAAATGTTGGTGCTGCCAAAAAGCGATAACGTGAATAAGGTGTGATTGTGAAAcaagggatatttgtctctgggaaggtACAAAGAAAAGGATacgatcaaatttttctttaagttgaatgtcaaaTTGCAGCTCTATGCATTCCACTTGAAAATTGGCAGCTAACCCATTTATGTTACCTGATATTGGAGTCACAAATacaccaaaatattgattattttcctgggaatcttgaaatctgttttcaaattgtATCAAATCAACAAGCAAGGCTGAATATTTTTCACTGTGCTTAGCCAGTGTGTTGAAATGCATAaaactatttgctttaatttgagtttgctgtaattTCAGCTTCATTTGTAATGCTGTTACAGCTTGAAACATTGTACTGATAAgctggttttcaccttgaagatgcaTGTTTATCTCGTTTAAATGAGAGTTTAAatccaataaaaatgttaaatctgtaagccagttttcagaGTCAAGTTCTGACACAAATTTGGTTTTGCATAAACTACTTTATAAcatgtcacaaatcataaaatctctTCAACATTTGGCCTTacgagtggcgcctgtggctcagtgggtagggcgccagccccatatactgagggtaacgggttcaaacccagccccggccaaacaacaacaacaacattttttaatttaatttaattttatttttattgttaaatcatagctgtgtactagtgcgatcaaggggtacaatgtgctggtttcatatacaatctgaaatattctcatcaaactgttcaatgtagccttcatgacatttgaaaaaaaattcttttttttttttttgtgatttttggccggggctgggtttgaacccgccacctccggcatatgggacctgtgccctactccttgagccacaggcactgcactgaaaaaatttttttaataaataaatattttaaaaaaatttgaaggcggcgcctgtggctcagtcggtaaggcgccggccccatatactgagggtggcgggttcaaacccggccctggccaaactgcaaccaaaaaatagccgggcattgtggcgggcgcctgtagtcccagctactcgggaggctgaggcaagagaatcgctgaagcccaggagttggaggttgctgtgagctgtgtgaggccacggcactctaccgagggccataaagtgagactgtctctacaaaaaaaaaaaaaaaaaaaggactgccCATCCTGCGGCGCAGCCCTGCGGAGCCATGCGCCTCCGAGAGGGCTGTTTTTGTGTGCGGGGACTGCTGCCGGAGTGCGCGGAAAACGCGAGTTGCATCCCGGAGGCGCCGCGAAGCTGGGGAGTTGGagcttggggggtggggagggcgggAAGCGGTGGGGAGACGCGGAGTCCCCGGGAGAGAAAGGAGGCGCTCCAGCGCCTTGCGAGAGGAGACGAGTCACGGAGCGTGAGGCGGGCGGAGGCTGCAGCCCGCGGCGCAGGGAGAGATTTCTCTTGGATTTGGGGAAATACTCATAGATCTTCTGCACTGTGTACAGGCCCAGAtacgggaggcggagcaagatggcagcgagtaacagcttccttccatctgggcaccgtgagtctggggatataggactccaggcatctctggctggtggcatctgcctatcatcacccctgagaggatacagggagtcagcgagagacttctggaccccaagaggaggattaaaacagtggaaaaccggcaagtggtagtgggtgttcaatccgtctaaacccgcccgcaacttccacaggaacgagaacttaaagagcaagaggaagtgaaaggaaaattagggcaaggaaacagataaaagaaatcacccattaggaagaatcagcagaaaactccaggcaacatgaagaaccagtccagaacaaccccgccaagggaccatgaggtagctactgcagaggattccacctataaagaaatgttaggaatgacagaaagggaatttagaatacacatgttgaaaacaatgaaagaaatgatggaaacaatgaaggaaactgctaagaaagtggaaaataaccaaaaggaaatccaaaaatagaatcaaatcagagatga includes:
- the LOC128562051 gene encoding serine protease 41-like, translated to MGLWAGTLLLVLGSLGKQGELRGAAPGQWKGGVQRHHGPKETVLLSSNCWVLEEGVGPVDHVGRVTFLHLDKTPPSVPVVWEGPCGLRDIHSLVVGGVETARGRWPWQALVRVPQGYFCGASLLSRRWVLSAAHCFVKYNNPSKWWVQFGELNLKPSLWNPRVYLNRYRVQDIIVNPSFHEGLNDIALLRLASSVTYNKYIKPICVLSSTSMFQHRTDCWVTGWGVLSENHTSLPPPYNLQEVKVTILNNTRCSYLFKQPSYRSLIQDSMICAGAEDGSVDTCKGDSGGPLVCNKDGLWYQIGIVSWGVGCGRPNRPGIYTNISVYFDWIQKLMSCSTPRLDPSRLLLLLALLWSPQLLQLV